The proteins below come from a single Pichia kudriavzevii chromosome 2, complete sequence genomic window:
- a CDS encoding uncharacterized protein (PKUD0B08370; similar to Saccharomyces cerevisiae YHR203C (RPS4B) and YJR145C (RPS4A); ancestral locus Anc_4.382): MARGPKHHLKRLSAPKHWMLDKLSGVYAPRPSTGPHKLRESLPLIVFLRNRLKYALNGREVNAILMQRHVKVDGKVRTDTTYPAGFMDVITLDATNEHFRLIYDIKGRFAIHRITPEEAAYKLCKVKKVQLGKKGIPYVVTHDGRTIRYPDPAIKVGDSVKVELETGKISDIISFETGKLAMVTGGRSLGRVGVITHRERHEGGFDLVHLKDALDNTFITRLSNVFIIGNEANKPYVSLPKGKGIKLSIAEERDRRRAQQGL; the protein is encoded by the exons atggcAAGAGGACC AAAGCACCACTTAAAGAGATTATCTGCTCCAAAGCACTGGATGTTGGACAAGTTGTCTGGTGTTTACGCACCAAGACCATCCACTGGTCCACACAAGTTAAGAGAATCTTTACCattgattgttttcttAAGAAACAGATTAAAGTATGCTCTTAACGGTAGAGAAGTCAATGCTATCTTGATGCAAAGACACGTCAAGGTTGATGGTAAGGTCAGAACCGACACCACCTACCCAGCAGGTTTCATGGATGTCATCACTTTAGATGCAACCAACGAACACTTCAGATTAATCTATGACATCAAGGGTAGATTCGCAATCCACAGAATCACCCCAGAAGAAGCTGCATACAAGTTATGTAAGGTCAAGAAGGTCCAATTAGGTAAGAAGGGTATTCCTTATGTTGTTACCCACGATGGTAGAACCATCAGATACCCAGACCCAGCTATTAAGGTTGGTGACTCTGTCAAGGTTGAATTAGAAACAGGTAAGATCTCTGATATTATCTCTTTTGAAACCGGTAAGTTAGCTATGGTTACTGGTGGTAGATCCTTAGGTAGAGTTGGTGTTATTACCCACAGGGAAAGACACGAAGGTGGTTTCGATTTAGTCCACTTAAAGGATGCTTTAGACAACACTTTCATCACCAGATTATCTAAcgttttcatcattggtAACGAAGCTAACAAGCCATATGTTTCTTTACCAAAGGGTAAGGGTATCAAACTTTCTATTGCTGAAGAAAGAGACAGAAGAAGAGCTCAACAAGGTTTATAA
- a CDS encoding uncharacterized protein (PKUD0B08390; similar to Saccharomyces cerevisiae YJR143C (PMT4); ancestral locus Anc_4.379) produces MAPKSKKSTVPVSQLAAKVETPEVIAKDSHMEKWYRLANFTVTFVAFVARFYYIWFPSEVVFDEVHFGKFASYYLERTYFFDLHPPFAKMLIAAVGWLVGFDGKFKFENIGDSYIEHSVPYIPLRALSAILGTLTVTLMFETLKQCNYSIWTCILGSAIVALDNAHVGETRLILLDATLIISVAASMYTYVRFTKLRRTPFTFEWYKWLFLSGVSLSFVISTKYVGVMTFLSVGVAVAYELWYLLDYRTGLTIREFARHFVARFMLLIVVPFIIYLGWFYIHFAILTKSGPGDAFMSTEFQETLGDSILAKEAKDINYYDIITIKHKDTDCLLHSHPYRYPLRYDDGRISSQGQQVTCLNHGGEDEGDHWEILPATPFEGNKLGHPVYQGDTFRLRHIKTNGYLLTHDVASPLYPTNEEFTVVSLEEGDGPRYQDTLFKFDPVDQKPHEVMKTKGSIIKILHVPTVVAMWTHNDVLLPDWAFNHQEVNGNKNINSKENNWYVDQIIGLSGPRAIFTPKPIKKLSFFRKWWELQFLMFEHNNNLSSEHPYASQPGAWPLCMSGVSFWTKNETRQQIFFVGNIPGWWYECLMMIAFLAVAAFDQLTVHRNIHILTEKTRTRLYNNVGFFFIAWALHYFPFFLMGRQKFLHHYLPAHLLAGLFAAGFTEILFTNCRNQQWCQKGEKPDTLNTLPYISFVVLVLAVFVSGFIFFAPITYGNVPLSVEEVLSRQWMDIKLHFGK; encoded by the coding sequence ATGGCACCTAAAAGTAAGAAGAGTACAGTGCCTGTTTCGCAACTTGCTGCAAAAGTTGAGACACCTGAAGTCATTGCAAAGGATTCTCACATGGAAAAATGGTATAGATTAGCAAATTTCACTGTGACATTTGTTGCATTTGTGGCTAGATTCTACTATATCTGGTTTCCATCTGAAGTGGTTTTTGATGAGGTGCATTTTGGTAAGTTTGCTTCCTACTATCTTGAGAGGACATACTTTTTCGATTTACATCCGCCATTTGCTAAAATGCTGATTGCCGCTGTTGGATGGTTAGTTGGATTTGATGGTAAGTTCAAGTTCGAAAATATTGGTGATAGCTATATCGAGCATTCTGTTCCTTATATCCCTCTAAGAGCATTATCTGCAATTCTAGGTACACTCACAGTCACTTTGATGTTTGAGACTCTAAAGCAGTGTAATTACTCCATCTGGACTTGCATATTGGGTTCTGCGATAGTAGCTCTTGATAATGCACATGTTGGTGAAACCAGGTTGATTTTACTTGACGCAACCTTGATTATCTCCGTTGCTGCCTCCATGTATACCTATGTTAGATTCACAAAATTGAGGAGAACTCCCTTTACTTTTGAATGGTACAAATGGTTATTTCTTTCGGGAGTCTCTCTTTCATTTGTGATCTCCACCAAATATGTTGGTGTTATGACTTTCCTTTCAGTGGGTGTTGCTGTTGCGTACGAACTATGGTACTTACTCGATTACAGAACCGGTCTAACTATTAGAGAATTTGCAAGACATTTTGTCGCCAGATTTATGCTGTTGATTGTTGTTCCATTTATTATTTACCTTGGCTGGTTTTATATACATTTTGCCATTTTAACCAAGTCGGGTCCCGGTGATGCATTTATGAGCACCGAGTTCCAAGAGACTTTAGGAGATTCCATTTTAGCTAAAGAGGCTAAAGATATCAATTACTATGATATCATCACTATAAAGCACAAGGATACTGATTGTTTATTACATTCTCATCCTTACAGATATCCTCTTAGATATGACGATGGCAGAATTTCTTCCCAGGGTCAACAAGTTACTTGTTTGAACCATGgtggtgaagatgaaggTGACCATTGGGAAATTCTACCAGCAACACCTTTTGAGGGAAACAAATTAGGGCATCCAGTTTATCAGGGCGATACATTTAGGTTGAGACATATTAAGACTAATGGATATCTTTTAACTCACGATGTTGCATCTCCACTGTATCCAACAAACGAAGAATTTACTGTCGTTTCATTGGAAGAAGGTGATGGTCCAAGGTACCAAGACACtttgttcaaatttgaCCCTGTTGACCAAAAGCCACATGAAGTTATGAAGACCAAGGGCTCAATTATCAAGATTTTACATGTTCCAACTGTTGTTGCGATGTGGACACATAATGATGTCTTATTACCTGATTGGGCGTTCAACCATCAAGAAGTTAATGGTAATAAAAACATCAActcaaaggaaaacaattGGTATGTTGATCAAATTATCGGTTTAAGTGGTCCGAGAGCAATCTTTACTCCAAAACCTATCAAGaaattatcatttttcagAAAGTGGTGGGAACTACAGTTTTTGATGTTTGAACACAATAACAACTTATCAAGCGAACATCCTTACGCCTCACAACCTGGTGCATGGCCATTATGTATGTCAGGTGTGTCTTTTTGGACCAAGAATGAAACTAGACAAcaaattttctttgttggtAATATTCCTGGCTGGTGGTATGAATGTTTAATGATGATTGCATTTCTGGCAGTTGCTGCATTCGACCAATTAACGGTCCACAGAAACATTCATATATTAACTGAGAAGACAAGGACGAGGCTATACAATAACGTCggatttttctttattgcTTGGGCATTGCATTATTTCccatttttcttgatgGGCAGACAAAAATTTTTACATCACTATTTACCAGCACATCTATTGGCAGGTTTATTTGCAGCAGGATTTACTGAAATTTTGTTTACGAACTGCagaaatcaacaatggTGCCAGAAGGGTGAAAAGCCTGATACCTTGAATACTTTACCTTACATTTCATTTGTTGTTCTGGTACTAGCAGTTTTCGTTTCTggtttcattttctttgcGCCGATTACATACGGTAATGTTCCATTATCAGTCGAAGAAGTCTTAAGTAGACAATGGATGGATATTAAGTTGCATTTTGGTAAATAA
- a CDS encoding uncharacterized protein (PKUD0B08410) — translation MFRGGLRSYVQVKHMATHASPSAPAGADATASQEKMSGLLEKLASITQAPAKARVPTGKQDYKKNRQNRNSDGRRDNASFNGNKRTPRRNGNNSQQRDNRNSQERSDRRGGYKSNSRTVQTVSHFDRIKNPKKTVAESSKSQGSFINEKGLSFAELQEQRAFYIRRKLQSESNIAPTTPEIQIFNFEYSRAVHKTLKYAPRENPFTSFKEPRNEFQFETVSREELELSKDKMGYDAKSRLLRALETICNRRGYKLLDHAKSNVQYLPLTANLYPFANTTLPNNLKRPHASLKSLTNVAPEEIKSTIESVVLGHRNELKFDEKQNFKTAQLRVNAQVVVNALNRNAQLQVDNLHHSIANVALGNGPVKSLPKAILPPKKV, via the coding sequence ATGTTCAGAGGCGGTCTTAGATCTTATGTGCAGGTGAAGCATATGGCTACTCATGCCTCACCATCAGCACCAGCAGGTGCTGATGCCACTGCTTCTCAGGAGAAGATGTCTGGTCTCTTAGAAAAGTTGGCTTCGATTACACAAGCTCCTGCAAAGGCAAGGGTTCCTACAGGCAAGCAGGACTACAAGAAGAATAGACAAAATAGAAACTCTGACGGTAGAAGAGACAATGCTTCTTTTAATGGTAACAAGAGAACCCCTCGCAGAAACGGCAACAACTCTCAACAGAGGGACAACAGGAACTCCCAAGAGAGGAGCGATAGAAGAGGTGGTTACAAATCAAATAGCAGAACTGTCCAGACAGTCTCTCATTTTGATAGAAtcaaaaatccaaagaagaCAGTTGCTGAGAGCTCCAAATCCCAAGGTTCTTTTATAAATGAGAAGGGGTTGTCTTTTGCAGAGTTGCAGGAGCAGAGGGCCTTCTATATCAGAAGAAAGCTACAAAGCGAGTCGAACATTGCTCCAACCACTCCagaaatccaaattttcaactttgaatattctcGTGCTGTTCATAAAACCTTGAAATATGCACCAAGGGAGAATCCATTTACAAGCTTCAAGGAACCTAGAAACGAGTTCCAATTTGAGACAGTCTCAAGGGAGGAACTGGAGCTCTCAAAGGATAAGATGGGCTATGATGCTAAATCGAGATTGCTAAGAGCCCTTGAAACCATTTGTAACAGAAGAGGTTATAAATTATTAGACCATGCTAAATCAAACGTTCAATACTTGCCTCTCACCGCAAATCTATATCCATTTGCGAACACAACTTTGCCAAACAATTTGAAGAGACCGCATGCATCCCTCAAATCCTTGACCAACGTTGCACCcgaagaaatcaaatcGACTATTGAAAGTGTTGTTTTAGGCCATAGAAATGAATTGAAATTCGAtgagaaacaaaacttCAAAACGGCACAGTTAAGAGTCAATGCGCAAGTTGTAGTGAATGCATTAAACAGAAATGCTCAATTACAAGTTGACAACTTGCACCATTCCATTGCAAATGTTGCTCTTGGTAATGGTCCTGTCAAATCACTTCCAAAGGCTATCTTACCACCGAAAAAAGTGTAG
- a CDS encoding uncharacterized protein (PKUD0B08380; similar to Saccharomyces cerevisiae YJR144W (MGM101); ancestral locus Anc_4.380) encodes MFVKFSGGFSKATTVSLRTQVGAVYAQTRLISNEMFEAFGNPVISTKKTDNTNTDPVINISREFVPNVKSSNSATKSEVSSLKDIFNKSLNDLSASDAYQVEDGSKNWSESFHGLGNAPFSKEAQDILYSELPENDIEITPDGLLYLPEIKYRRILNRAFGAGAWGLAPRSETLVQMQETGGLLTREYGLVIHGRLVSIARGEQTFFKESGIPTATEGCKSNALMRCCKDLGIASELWDPRFIKQFKKKNCENIFVEHVVTRKKKKIWKRKDEDVEYPYKK; translated from the coding sequence ATGTTTGTCAAATTTAGTGGAGGTTTTAGCAAAGCAACGACTGTCTCTTTAAGAACACAAGTGGGGGCAGTATATGCACAAACACGTCTTATCTCCAACGAAATGTTTGAAGCATTTGGGAATCCGGTAATTTCTACAAAGAAGACTGACAATACAAACACCGATCCGGTTATCAACATCAGTCGTGAATTTGTCCCCAATGTAAAGTCATCAAACAGTGCGACAAAATCAGAAGTTTCATCACTTAAGgatatcttcaacaaatcaCTAAATGATTTATCTGCATCCGATGCATATCAAGTTGAAGATGGCTCTAAGAACTGGTCTGAATCTTTTCACGGCTTGGGCAATGCACCTTTTAGTAAGGAAGCGCAAGATATACTATATTCGGAGCTAccagaaaatgatattgaaatcacACCTGATGGACTATTATACTTACCAGAGATCAAGTATAGAAGAATTCTTAACCGAGCATTTGGTGCAGGCGCTTGGGGATTGGCACCAAGATCAGAAACTTTGGTTCAAATGCAAGAAACAGGTGGACTCTTGACCAGAGAATACGGGTTGGTTATTCACGGTAGGCTAGTTTCTATTGCTAGGGGTGAACAAacctttttcaaagaatctGGTATTCCAACTGCTACAGAAGGTTGTAAAAGTAACGCACTTATGAGATGCTGCAAAGATTTAGGTATTGCATCCGAATTATGGGATCCAAGATTCATCAAGCagttcaaaaagaaaaattgtGAGAACATCTTTGTTGAACATGTAGTTACtaggaagaagaagaaaatctggaaaaggaaagatGAGGACGTTGAATATCCATACAAAAAATGA
- a CDS encoding uncharacterized protein (PKUD0B08420; similar to Saccharomyces cerevisiae YBR251W (MRPS5); ancestral locus Anc_7.170): MLANMSRRMFTTSRLIFQKEVSSLDPKKVNHMQYLLKYYDPETVDSILKAESAIDPKHLAKRQLNPVQFAPHFMTDFTEKSDYFDHKVQQPNTFTQISQPNEVDVPKDQILDVEGNAKRSELGELAKKLSLATGFNERYIMGLKVKTLILKTVRNQTSKGKINSFYALVCAGDGNGMLGIGEGKDPEEPGNAILKAHWQAVKNLVKVPRLEDRTIFGNIENKYGASVVHLRSAPPGSGLRCNPMVFELAQCAGIKDLSSKVYRSRNRMNVVKCTIEALLKQKTTEEMALERGKKVVDLRKVYYSVEK; this comes from the coding sequence atGCTTGCAAATATGAGCAGACGTATGTTTACAACATCGAGACTAATATTCCAGAAGGAAGTCTCTAGTTTGGATCCCAAAAAGGTAAACCATATGCAATACCTATTGAAGTATTATGATCCCGAAACTGTGGATTCGATCCTTAAGGCAGAGAGCGCAATTGATCCAAAACATCTTGCGAAGAGGCAACTGAACCCTGTTCAATTTGCTCCACACTTTATGACTGATTTCACAGAGAAGAGTGATTATTTTGATCACAAGGTGCAACAGCCAAACACTTTCACTCAAATATCACAGCCAAATGAGGTAGATGTTCCAAAAGACCAAATATTGGACGTTGAAGGTAATGCAAAGCGTTCTGAGTTGGGCGAATTGGCGAAAAAGTTATCTCTAGCAACTGGATTTAATGAAAGATACATCATGGGATTGAAAGTTAAAACTTTAATCTTGAAAACAGTTAGAAATCAAACTTCCAAAGGTAAAATTAACTCTTTCTATGCTCTAGTGTGTGCCGGCGATGGTAATGGTATGCTAGGAATTGGTGAAGGTAAAGATCCTGAAGAGCCAGGTAACGCTATTTTAAAAGCTCATTGGCAAGCAGTTAAAAACTTGGTTAAGGTTCCAAGATTAGAGGATAGAACTATTTTTggtaatattgaaaacaaatatGGTGCATCTGTTGTCCATTTAAGATCTGCACCTCCTGGTTCTGGTCTAAGATGTAATCCAATGGTGTTTGAATTAGCACAATGTGCTGGTATCAAGGATTTATCTTCCAAGGTTTATAGATCTAGAAACAGAATGAACGTTGTCAAATGTACTATAGAAGCTTTGTTAAAGCAAAAGACCACCGAAGAAATGGCGTTGGAAAGAGGTAAGAAGGTTGTCGACTTGAGAAAGGTCTATTACTCTGTCGAAAAATAG
- a CDS encoding uncharacterized protein (PKUD0B08405; Pfam Domains: F-box(5.2e-07)) has protein sequence MFHFTSLPTELQFQVLDFLPTSALLNVSEVNRHFNSLAISKITFEIHDLTSPEKGVFISVFSPQNKDRLVETFNTICVSNPNTRLNTPSLEKGTVNRGSVDMNLVADRLEQLKSIQDRHRDQPMLFQTVHQSHNVENSVFQLGNLEFTRDPLKSSNTSVPVDHSSNELNLIVNEDEPFIKLHFEMHQKKNGSLTSLFKFNSRLRQLDSASRSSGTLYSANKAASVDYVLEKGEELPPRGDYDYDVFYKYKIKFGNFTVKNSYLLSCAEV, from the coding sequence ATGTTTCATTTCACATCACTACCGACAGAACTCCAGTTCCAGGTACTGGATTTCTTGCCAACAAGTGCTTTATTGAATGTCTCCGAGGTAAATAGGCACTTTAACTCCCTTGcaatatcaaaaatcaCTTTTGAGATACACGATTTGACTTCCCCGGAGAAGGGTGTTTTTATCAGTGTTTTCTCTCCTCAAAACAAAGATCGACTTGTTGAAACATTCAATACCATTTGTGTGTCCAACCCAAACACGAGATTAAATACGCCTTCGTTGGAGAAAGGTACAGTCAATAGGGGCTCTGTTGATATGAATTTGGTGGCTGATAGATTGGAACAGCTGAAATCAATACAAGATCGACACCGTGATCAACCAATGCTATTTCAGACTGTACATCAATCCCacaatgttgaaaattcagTCTTTCAGCTAGGAAATTTGGAGTTTACCCGAGATCCACTGAAGTCCAGCAACACTAGTGTACCTGTAGATCATAGTTCTAATGAATTGAATCTCATAGTAAACGAAGACGAGCCGTTTATAAAGTTGCACTTCGAAATgcatcaaaagaaaaacggCAGTCTAACTTCtttgttcaaattcaactcTCGTCTTCGTCAATTGGATTCAGCTTCAAGATCTTCAGGCACTCTCTATTCTGCAAACAAGGCCGCATCTGTGGATTACGTTTTAGAAAAGGGTGAAGAACTACCTCCTCGTGGAGATTATGATTATGATGTATTctacaaatacaaaataaaatttggaaatttcacTGTTAAAAACTCTTATCTTCTCTCATGTGCTGAAGTTTAG
- a CDS encoding uncharacterized protein (PKUD0B08400; similar to Saccharomyces cerevisiae YJR142W; ancestral locus Anc_4.378) — translation MYSAKLNMGTYLDIVKKVDSVPYLHEKDHDHFTKNIYTLYSHDASFQLGYILPIICKELSKFPEYFHIDDCDKSLKFSSSLKSIETRCQALEEIGKIWRSSNKFETLKGWRNEKYTIYDNDGEPYFYLERSMCPLFGVVMYGVHINGYVKDSRGNYRVWVPRRAADKATFPGMLDNTVAGGLGYPYGPEETVFKECYEEAGLEESYLVDRIKSCGSVSYLYQLNKNVFNSELGLIQPEVEYIYDLQMDSETIPHPVDHEAEDFRLMDLEEIKERLLDGEFKDNCGAVMIDFMIRHSLLKPEDEANFVEINSRLHRFLPFPVKSN, via the coding sequence ATGTATTCGGCAAAGCTTAACATGGGTACATATTTGGATATTGTAAAGAAAGTAGACAGTGTCCCCTACCTGCATGAGAAGGACCATGATCATTTCACCAAAAACATTTACACTTTATATTCCCATGATGCGTCATTCCAGCTAGGTTATATACTACCAATTATATGCAAGgaactttcaaaattccCGGAATATTTTCACATAGACGATTGTGATAAGTCGTTGAAGTTTAGTTCTTCTCTCAAAAGTATCGAAACACGTTGCCAAGCACTTGAGGAAATTGGCAAAATTTGGAGATCTTCTaacaaatttgaaacattGAAAGGTTggagaaatgaaaaatatacaatttaTGACAATGACGGAGAACCGTACTTTTATCTGGAGAGATCAATGTGCCCATTGTTTGGCGTCGTCATGTATGGTGTCCATATCAATGGGTATGTTAAGGATAGTCGTGGAAATTACAGAGTATGGGTCCCAAGGAGAGCTGCCGACAAAGCTACATTTCCGGGAATGCTAGACAATACAGTTGCCGGGGGTTTGGGCTATCCATATGGACCAGAAGAAACTGTATTTAAAGAATGTTATGAAGAGGCAGGATTAGAAGAATCTTATCTTGTTGATAGGATCAAGTCATGTGGCTCTGTATCATATCTCTACCAACTGaataaaaatgttttcaacaGTGAATTGGGATTGATACAACCAGAAGTGGAATATATCTATGATTTACAGATGGACAGCGAGACTATTCCTCATCCCGTTGACCATGAAGCTGAGGACTTTAGATTGATGGATCTCgaagaaataaaagagaGACTATTGGATGGTGAATTTAAGGATAACTGTGGTGCAGTGATGATTGATTTCATGATTAGACACTCATTACTAAAACCGGAAGATGAAGCCAACTTTGTTGAAATAAATAGTAGACTCCATAGGTTTCTACCTTTCCCAGTGAAATCAAACTAg
- a CDS encoding uncharacterized protein (PKUD0B08360; similar to Saccharomyces cerevisiae YHR202W; ancestral locus Anc_4.381) gives MLIITQILSFVLVLYLVLSHITSITDIGPIYGITLKSKTSQHNPDYFNPYSRVNTRQQLGSRLPNINEPLRDLKWGRLNFLHTTDTHGWYLGHTNQRQYSADWGDLISFHHNMQQLSNDQGVDLLMVDSGDRHDGNGLSDLTVPNGLYSSKLFMMLDYDLITVGNHELYDPQVSQLEYDVLVPRYGERFVSTNVQYKNDDDEWVVFGNNTFRYFQTKNTKANVLALSFLFDFRMGNERVMVTPIREIVKQDWFVDILKAHSDKVDAIVIFGHLPVAHDWEEMGILHSAIREYYPNTYIQYLGGHSHIRDFTVLDDHSTGIQSGRYCETVGFTSIQDLSASNIYENVDRKYIDFNLHSFMHHTRKFNLEDFNTETGLFVSKELFHFAKELKLNEKYGVVPQSYYMAAADYNNNDPKSLLRFLENDILPQLKPKSCNPNVESFNVESSNDRIIMINTGGIRYDLYKGDFTKNSLFTVSPFKNMWKVVPSVPTDLALSLQSILNNGDYIINEKQLKSPYLKSLEKNLSFNELNLNITNGQDERKPISYGHTTLDDFGIDGDDTIHKHLNVFYVPNVIQSHQCHDTQTEYTDVVYYDFIEPFILNALQQACNNDSRLYNNLASHITYYNDCPEEYNLGKLLKTYVTENWS, from the coding sequence ATGCTTATAATAACACAGATACTATCCTTTGTACTTGTGTTGTACTTGGTACTATCCCACATTACTTCAATTACAGACATAGGTCCAATATATGGAATCACTCTCAAAAGTAAGACATCTCAACACAATCCTGACTACTTCAATCCATATTCGAGGGTAAACACAAGACAACAACTAGGTTCCCGTTTACCAAACATTAACGAACCTTTGCGGGATTTAAAATGGGGTCGTCTTAATTTCTTACACACTACTGATACCCATGGATGGTATCTGGGCCATACTAATCAACGCCAATATTCCGCTGATTGGGGGGACTTGATTTCATTCCATCATAATATGCAACAGTTATCAAATGACCAGGGAGTTGATTTGTTAATGGTGGATTCCGGCGATAGACACGATGGAAATGGTTTGTCGGACTTAACTGTACCGAACGGATTGTATTCGTCAAAGTTGTTCATGATGCTAGACTATGATTTAATAACCGTGGGGAATCACGAGTTATATGATCCCCAGGTTAGTCAATTAGAATACGACGTTTTGGTGCCTAGATACGGTGAACGGTTTGTTTCTACAAATGTGCAGTATAAGaacgatgatgatgaatgGGTGGTTTTCGGTAATAACACATTCAGGTATTTCCAAACTAAGAATACGAAAGCTAATGTTCTAGCTTTATCATTCctctttgattttagaATGGGCAATGAAAGAGTTATGGTTACCCCCATTCGGGAGATTGTTAAGCAAGATTGGTTTGTTGATATACTGAAAGCTCACAGTGATAAAGTGGATGCAATTGTCATTTTTGGTCATTTACCAGTTGCTCATGATTGGGAAGAAATGGGCATCCTACATTCTGCTATTAGAGAATATTACCCAAACACTTATATCCAGTACTTGGGCGGCCACTCCCATATTAGGGACTTTACTGTATTAGATGATCATTCAACAGGCATACAGTCCGGCAGGTACTGTGAGACAGTTGGATTCACCTCAATACAGGATTTGTCAGCCTCAAATATCtatgaaaatgttgatcGGAAGTACATTGATTTTAACCTACATTCTTTTATGCATCATACCAGAAAGTTTAACCTAGAAGATTTCAATACGGAAACTGGTTTATTTGTATCCAAAGAGTTGTTCCATTTTGCTAAAGAATTGAAGCTGAATGAAAAATACGGTGTTGTACCACAGAGTTATTACATGGCGGCAGCCGATtacaataacaatgatccaaaatctttgctaagatttcttgaaaatgatatattACCACAATTGAAGCCAAAATCATGTAACCCTAATGTTGAGTCTTTTAATGTTGAGTCTTCCAATGATAGAATAATAATGATTAATACGGGCGGTATCAGATATGATTTATATAAAGGTGACTTTACTAAGAATTCCCTCTTTACAGTTTCTCCCTTCAAGAACATGTGGAAAGTTGTTCCATCCGTCCCTACTGACCTTGCTCTATCGCTTCAATCAATCCTAAATAATGGTGATTATATtataaatgaaaaacagCTCAAGTCACCATATCTAAAATcacttgaaaaaaacttgTCCTTTAATGAGCTTAACCTTAATATTACTAATGGCCAAGATGAACGGAAACCGATATCTTATGGCCATACAACCCTTGACGATTTTGGAATAGATGGTGATGATACCATTCACAAGCATCTCAACGTATTCTACGTTCCTAATGTTATCCAATCTCATCAATGTCATGACACACAAACTGAATACACTGATGTAGTGTATTATGATTTCATTGAACCTTTTATCTTAAATGCCTTACAACAAGCATGCAATAATGATTCACGCCTTTACAATAATTTAGCATCCCATATTACCTATTATAATGATTGTCCCGAAGAATACAATTTAggaaaacttttgaaaacataTGTCACTGAGAATTGGTCATAG